CATTACCAAGAAATAAAAGACCGGCAATTGTTGTAGATGACATAATTATCCATCCTATACAAATAGCTTTAGCTGTAGAAAATCAAGCAGATGGtgttatattaaatttatcttatttaaaaaatgatatggAAGAAATGCTACAATATTGTGTTAATGTTGGTACTCAAGCTATTGTTGAAGTACatgattataatgatatatattttgcTACACAATGTGGAGCTTATATACTTATGATCAATGAATatgatttttataataatatatatgaatataacCATGCTATTAAAGCTATAAATTATACTATACCCGAAATTATTACTATTGCTAAAGTTAATACTAATCAAGTAaattatatagaaaaattaGGAAGCTTGGGATATGATAGTATATgtttagaaaaaaaattaattgaTGATGACCTTCAACAATTTGTTACCTCATGTAAAGCATGGAGTGCTCCTCAtaaaacattattatatcttaATAGAAATAATTACCTTAAAGAATTTCTTacatatgataaaaatggaCAAACAAGGGACAACCATAAGGAAATTACAGAAAAtctaaaaaatttatatgacaataagaatatttcaaataatTATTCCCACACGCTTTTGAAAAGGTATGAAAAGGAGCACATCGATGGGGAGGATATAACAAATGATGAAGCCATAAATGGTGGTATAAATCAAGATATAAGTCaagatataaaaagatacaatattttaaataaggATAATCCTATGAAATACAAAATTCAAGGCAATAAGAACAATTACGCagagaaaaaagaaagttttgaaaataaatgcattgataataagaatatgAAACACActaatatgaataaaaaagaagagaTATTAAGCaaagaagaaaaacaaatagtacaaaattttaaaaatgaaaaaaaaagagaacTTATGTTGTTAAGTCAAATgaaagaaattattaaagAGGTTGACGATCAATGTAAAAATTATCATACAAATACTGATGAAGAAAATCAAaagaaagaagaaaaattagAATCCTTGTTAGAaaattttacaaaattaGATAAAAACTTCTTAAAAGGATTTTTCTCAgatgaagaaataaataatatagaaaatacAATGAAAAATGCTGTTGAgcaaaaaaataaaatacaaagtggtgaaattaata
The genomic region above belongs to Plasmodium reichenowi strain SY57 chromosome 13, whole genome shotgun sequence and contains:
- a CDS encoding hypothetical protein (conserved Plasmodium protein, unknown function), whose amino-acid sequence is MIARIYKFIIMLFYFLLCIFILFHCLNTLIIKYNVKVEGLRLVSRMKRGKILKGCFPKDGILNKHYISTLFIKNDGEIYNKYIGGKKGTVRKRKNDIGGSVSFRRYGKDSRNPHLAYEYINKIIENKKYEVTKLLEENCDENNPLQIRMNYLQHTMNNKLSESLKRSSNDEKHRLSLIADMKRKIFGTIEKEKKKEKEHKTKEGLYKNISVGYDNLQNEKYTYEDILKNEKELHDIDIMKNNEEKKKKNINNHYIYQHNFLNLSNPGKVSLLLHEIGFDVLIVNIDELSTQGNINDLKDIIKSTRTLPRNKRPAIVVDDIIIHPIQIALAVENQADGVILNLSYLKNDMEEMLQYCVNVGTQAIVEVHDYNDIYFATQCGAYILMINEYDFYNNIYEYNHAIKAINYTIPEIITIAKVNTNQVNYIEKLGSLGYDSICLEKKLIDDDLQQFVTSCKAWSAPHKTLLYLNRNNYLKEFLTYDKNGQTRDNHKEITENLKNLYDNKNISNNYSHTLLKRYEKEHIDGEDITNDEAINGGINQDISQDIKRYNILNKDNPMKYKIQGNKNNYAEKKESFENKCIDNKNMKHTNMNKKEEILSKEEKQIVQNFKNEKKRELMLLSQMKEIIKEVDDQCKNYHTNTDEENQKKEEKLESLLENFTKLDKNFLKGFFSDEEINNIENTMKNAVEQKNKIQSGEINIDHKNLTGYPMATLQNTHMNNLDIYNLTKQYFGETQNSDGHTENILDSDQNNLLDESSEDSSRGLDSS